From a single Anoplolepis gracilipes chromosome 3, ASM4749672v1, whole genome shotgun sequence genomic region:
- the LOC140664259 gene encoding probable Rho GTPase-activating protein CG5521 isoform X6 yields MFSKKLHVDVKKSTLKIQDVKKDSATRFKHLKIVLENVDTDEAKGFFEGNFSHVYFILYDCFVSAEANLRQRELSFHIVHKAHREELEQVLQLLEKVLTLLPELLNRRWQCHSLARILQKLLHPGNSWKLRRQAIRYFILWYQALGENAPEHIHQMFASLVPGFPPHQASPYKCDRKTEGKKEKLVKAANSEEKDKKEFYDTQLGQSTFHDNGPNQCPISQVDGGPVLPPQSGEKPLDNETVRFLEALLEFMVTQVVKIEWRDKSTRQYKTFQFLLERFKATYLRHICPEFDDNFSLYKPNLELPTMRKPTNQNQNNYMLCKVAVIKWIASFTHVARKDGLFAHLSQSTTPNEENAESELRRVSVTQNSTDSNLLSPESTMSQQDSQSQEDSTVSAIMLVREVLYGNRDNVNFVHELYRQAFLLDFNHAGAIRKAIAVYKDWVQMNEIPPFMLEPLDGHKDRESEESQRKDANETEKSPSESYRQTRLRNDSYLGAIHRENLFIRAGLQNVLQIFITQASNVFFLENSGPNASPTLLEEQTDSCKRVLNVYRYVVMHSRLEPATWEQLLRVLLQITSLVLSEKSSRRKHQETIGGKLAPAIFQTLIVTWIKANLNVVISTQLWDQFLEVLTSLTQWEELIREWAKTLDTLTRVLARHVYNLDLNDLPLDRLSEQKSKKRRGVGSRAASTGSVQPPRKDSVDQENNAVPKESVTDHPLRDMRKVRPLPRSASDNNLYSGKTRTKLHRQRTHTIHSAIPVLPLSIEQDMARLLSSSSSSAIGRKMLPSRRAKSLDSIVIVDSEPPSPRCPSPTPSSGVDSNKDSPIQIENIDGSSIDTNDASERRSVMAGGGVRGWLPDVAVVLWRRMLSALGDVNNIQDPVLHGQVMDYLVQLTQTLIKIRLNQGVSGDNQATPPAPELIPPLTVIAPWCFKAIQLPEKYESGKLAAYRLICLLTVQPLDISLPKQHLTLFYRAVHSGIASNDDKVLHVLVKYTGPRLFSLNLPGSSLLILDYIHAANVILNSQDIEAPRTEAVSIIGSLLSLPAATVKLPMLQPNGPDIVTMTCPEVKEHIVTILLRSCRREPTGIARCLALSSIAMFAYKELSYKTQHPRVPEAVTVLLLALRQMQGTERRRAGFCFPLMDQASHVTVTQVACDSLLLLCDKADVLLELYPNVPSKIIQILSDTLGRMTTRERRGPLTISMLFCLGEWAMHLGPTVLLQVFQGKPLLMTLFTVLNNIVQNKIGKEFMKTTKNNPEDDDDFDPNITLDNLVNVPSSKSPHKGNIQSVQLAAKMVMMHLINHLGHFPMGIGAARLSSLVVELDDVPGIDGDELSSAIFQAPNIQLLMLSNSIIMSLVELAALDAPGGGVTAGLTTAPSLVRVLLRDLAGKASWDSSILYSQPFVEDDLPLPFAKPVDWNAKLHMDDLNSVITPHNCTPRHTIRHREPHILPTFANAASDMDNLDDLLQYIGHTSPEVLTNPEIALNAPANPPQGHYLESETIATILNQRNAEQEHVNNWSQHISMSASVVSPPSCRPPPAPFHHCRLLFSHLGLSGWELRKRLHLLAKNEKLVRELRNLDSQRSRETHKIAVIYVSQGQEDKNSILSNVTASKEYESFIARLAWEVELESHTGFLGGLVPGKASGVTAPYYATSFTEVLFHVATRMPSDSPESLLQKTRHLGNDEIHIVWSEHWRDYRRDIIPTEFCDVLIVIYPLQNKLYRIQISRKSEIPFFGPLFDECVVEDKVLPGLVRTTALAASRAKRSTLTLYQNYYEERARSIDTVMRNHKEPTTFEEFAANVYSPVQPPSPFSGTSSVSGSTTSVQSIASSNLAAALIDSHQGRSGLRSTSTASSDNRANRGD; encoded by the exons ATGTTCAGCAAGAAACTTCATGTGGACGTCAAGAAGTCGACGCTCAAGATCCAGGATGTAAAGAAGGACAGCGCGACGCGATTCAAACACCTTAAGATCGTGCTAG aaaatgtGGACACTGATGAGGCAAAGGGCTTTTTTGAGGGTAACTTCAGCCATGTGTATTTCATCTTGTACGATTGCTTTGTATCTGCTGAAGCAAATCTTCGACAACGTG AGCTTTCCTTCCATATTG tgcATAAGGCACACAGAGAGGAGTTAGAACAAGTATTGCAGCTTCTGGAAAAAGTTTTAACTCTTCTTCCCGAGCTGCTCAATAGACGATGGCAATGTCATAGTTTAGCACGGATTCTGCAGAAGCTCTTGCATCCTGGTAACAGTTGGAAACTTCGTAGACAAGCCATAAG GTACTTTATTTTATGGTATCAAGCCCTTGGCGAAAATGCACCCGAACATATACATCAGATGTTCGCCAGCTTGGTGCCTGGATTTCCACCGCATCAAGCGTCCCCTTATAAATGTGATCGTAAAACAGAAggcaagaaagaaaaactcGTGAAAGCAGCTAATTCCGAAGAGAAAGACAAGAAAGAATTCTATGATACACAACTTGGACAGAGTACTTTTCACGACAATGGACCAAATCAATGTCCTATCAGCCAAGTTGACGGCGGACCTGTCTTACCACCGCAAAGTGGAGAAAAGCCGCTCGACAATGAAACTGTCAGGTTTTTGGAAGCGTTGCTCGAATTTATGGTCACTcaa GTAGTGAAAATAGAATGGCGGGATAAATCTACGCGTCAATACaaaacttttcaatttttattagaacGTTTCAAAGCAACGTATCTTCGTCACATTTGTCCAGAATTTGACGACAACTTTTCACTTTATAAACCTAATCTAGAATTACCTACAATGCGAAAACCGACGAATCAAAATCAGAATAACTACATGCTCTGTAAAGTCGCTGTAATCAAATGGATCGCAAGCTTCACACATGTTGCTAGAAAAGATGGACTTTTTGCACATCTTTCACAaag TACAACACCAAATGAAGAAAATGCCGAGTCAGAATTACGCCGCGTGTCTGTTACTCAAAATTCTACGGACTCGAACTTATTGTCACCCGAATCAACTATGTCCCAACAAGATAGTCAAAGTCAAGAAGACAGTACCGTTTCAGCGATCATGTTAGTCAGAGAGGTTTTGTATGGAAATAgagataatgtaaattttgtacACGAATTATACAGACAGGCGTTTCTTCTGGATTTTAATCATGCCGGAGCTATAAGAAAAGCTATTGCCGTTTATAAAGATTGGGTTCAAATGAAT GAAATTCCTCCATTTATGTTGGAACCATTGGACGGTCATAAGGATCGGGAGTCGGAAGAGAGTCAGAGAAAGGATGCCAATGAAACAGAAAAGAGTCCTTCTGAAAGTTATCGACAAACGAGATTAAGAAATGACTCTTATCTTGGCGCTATACATCGGGAGAATTTATTCATTAGAGCAGGCTTGCAgaatgttttacaaattttcatcACTCAAGCgtcaaatgtatttttcttagaaaattCTGGACCTAATGCGTCTCCAACATTACTCGAGGAACAAACGGACAGTTGTAAGAGAGTCTTAAATGTATATCGATACGTTGTTATGCACTCCAGACTAGAACCAGCAACTTGGGAACAGTTACTTAG AGTGTTACTGCAAATTACATCGCTCGTACTGAGCGAGAAATCGTCTCGTCGCAAACATCAAGAAACTATTGGCGGGAAGCTTGCTCCTGCGATATTCCAGACTTTAATCGTTACATGGATCAAGGCTAACTTAAACGTGGTTATTTCTACCCAATTATGGGACCAGTTTCTAGAAGTGTTAACATCGTTAACACAATGGGAAGAGTTAATTCGAGAGTGGGCG AAAACTCTGGACACACTGACAAGAGTGTTGGCACGACATGTGTACAACTTGGATTTGAACGATCTACCTTTGGACAGACTCAGCgaacaaaaatcaaaaaagCGACGCGGAGTCGGAAGTCGCGCGGCATCGACGGGAAGTGTACAACCACCTCGAAAAGATAGCGTCGATCAAGAGAACAATGCCGTACCGAAAGAAAGCGTCACAG ATCATCCGCTGCGCGATATGAGGAAAGTGCGACCGCTACCGCGCAGCGCAAGTGACAACAATTTATACAGCGGCAAGACTCGTACAAAATTGCACAGACAACGCACACATACGATACACAGCGCCATTCCTG TACTCCCCCTATCGATAGAACAAGATATGGCGCGGTTACTGTCAAGCAGCTCGTCGTCGGCTATCGGTCGGAAGATGCTACCCAGCAGACGTGCCAAATCTTTGGATAGCATTGTTATAGTCGATAGCGAACCACCGTCTCCACGATGCCCATCACCGACACCCAGCAGTGGCGTTGACAGCAACAAAGATAGCCCCATACagatagaaaatattgatGGTAGTAGTATTG ATACAAACGATGCATCTGAGAGGAGATCAGTTATGGCGGGTGGAGGAGTACGTGGATGGTTACCAGATGTGGCTGTCGTTTTATGGCGACGTATGCTATCTGCACTGGGGGATGTCAATAACATTCAAGATCCTGTTTTGCATGGTCAAGTGATGGATTATCTTGTGCAACTCACACAAACATTGATTAAG ATACGTTTAAATCAAGGAGTGTCCGGAGATAATCAAGCAACACCTCCAGCGCCAGAATTGATTCCTCCTTTGACAGTTATTGCACCTTGGTGTTTTAAG GCGATTCAACTTCCTGAGAAATACGAAAGTGGCAAATTGGCTGCATATCGTCTCATATGCCTCTTAACTGTGCAGCCATTGGATATCAGTCTGCCGAAACAGCATCTTACGCTCTTCTATCGTGCCGTTCACAGTGGAATCGCTAGTAATGACGATAAAGTACTGCACGTACTCGTGAAATACACAGGACCCAGATTATTTAGTTTAAACCTACCTGGATCGAGTCTCTTAATTCTGGATTACATACATGCAGCTAATGTGATACTTAACAGTCAAGACATCGAG gcaCCAAGGACAGAAGCTGTTTCTATTATCGGCTCGTTGTTATCCTTACCTGCTGCAACTGTCAAATTACCCATGTTACAACCGAACGGACCTGACATTGTAACTATGACGTGTCCAGaagtaaaa GAGCATATTGTAACGATACTTTTGCGAAGTTGTCGACGAGAACCTACCGGGATTGCGAGATGCCTGGCCCTATCGAGTATTGCGATGTTCGCATATAAAGAACTGTCTTACAAAACGCAACATCCAAGAGTTCCAGAGGCTGTCACAGTTCTTCTCCTTGCACTAAGA CAAATGCAAGGAACGGAGCGTCGCAGAGCTGGTTTCTGTTTTCCTCTAATGGATCAG GCTTCGCACGTCACAGTTACGCAGGTTGCCTGTGATTCTCTGTTACTTCTCTGCGATAAAGCTGATGTGTTGCTAGAATTGTATCCTAATGTGCCATCTAAGATAATACag ATCTTGTCGGATACACTTGGGCGGATGACAACACGAGAAAGACGTGGACCACTGACAATATCGATGCTATTTTGTTTGGGCGAATGGGCTATGCACTTAGGACCGACAGTATTACTACAGGTGTTCCAAGGAAAACCTCTTCTGATGACCTTATTTACA GTGTTAAACAACAtagtgcaaaataaaattggaaagGAATTTATGAAAACCACTAAGAATAATCCAGAAGACGACGATGATTTTGATCCTAACATTACATTGGATAATTTGGTCAACGTACCCTCCTCGAAATCGCCTCACAAAGGAAATATTCAGTCTGTGCAATTGGCAGCAAAAATG GTAATGATGCATTTAATCAATCACCTGGGACACTTTCCAATGGGTATCGGAGCAGCACGTCTCTCATCTTTGGTCGTCGAACTGGACGACGTTCCTGGAATCGACGGGGACGAGCTGTCCTCTGCCATTTTTCAAGCGCCTAATATACAGCTCTTGATGCTCTCTAATTCGATCATAATGTCTCTGGTAGAGTTGGCGGCACTGGATGCACCCGGTGGAGGAGTCACAGCCGGTTTGACTACGGCGCCTTCCTTGGTTAGAGTCTTGTTGCGCGATCTCGCTGGAAAAGCTTCCTGGGACAGTTCGATCTTGTACAGCCAGCCTTTTGTCGAAGACGATCTACCGTTGCCATTTGCGAAGCCtg TTGATTGGAACGCGAAATTACATATGGATGATTTGAACAGCGTTATCACACCTCACAATTGTACACCTAGACATACAATACGACATCGTGAACCTCACATATTGCCGACTTTTGCGAACGCTGCGAGTGATATGGACAACTTGGATGAT cTTCTTCAGTACATAGGACACACTAGTCCAGAAGTTTTGACTAACCCAGAGATCGCTCTCAATGCGCCAGCTAATCCACCTCAGGGACATTATCTCGAAAGCGAGACTATTGCGACGATTCTGAATCAAAGAAATGCAGAGCAAGAACACGTGAATAATTGGAGTCAACACATCAG tATGAGTGCATCGGTAGTTAGTCCGCCGTCGTGCCGCCCACCTCCGGCACCGTTTCACCACTGCCGCCTTCTGTTCTCGCATCTAGGCCTGTCTGGTTGGGAACTGCGCAAAAGATTGCATTTGCTGGCGAAAAATGAGAAACTCGTACGGGAACTCCGAAATCTTGACAGCCAACGGTCCAGAGAAACGCACAAGATAGCGGTGATTTATGTCAGTCAAGGTCAGGAAGATAAGAACTCCATACTAAGCAACGTCACTGCCAGTAAGGAGTATGAGAGCTTTATCGCGAGACTCGCTTGGGAAGTTGAACTGGAATCGCACACGGGTTTCCTCGGCGGTCTGGTGCCTGGGAAAGCATCCGGTGTTACCGCGCCATATTATGCTACATCGTTTACCGAAGTTCTCTTTCATGTTGCTACGAGAATGCCGTCGGATAGTCCCGAGAGTTTATTGCAAAAG ACGCGGCATCTTGGTAATGATGAAATCCACATAGTCTGGTCGGAACACTGGCGAGACTATCGTAGAGACATCATACCCACAGAGTTCTGCGATGTTTTGATTGTTATTTATCCGCTGCAAAATAAGCTGTATCGAATACAGATCTCGCGAAAATCGGAAATTCCGTTTTTTGGACCTTTATTCGATGAGTGTGTCGTGGAGGATAAGGTATTACCAGGTTTAGTGAGAACAACCGCATTAGCCGCGAGTAGAGCTAAACGGTCTACGCTtacattatatcaaaatta TTACGAGGAAAGAGCACGGTCCATCGATACAGTTATGAGAAATCATAAAGAACCTACAACGTTCGAGGAGTTTGCGGCTAACGTTTACTCGCCGGTGCAACCGCCGAGCCCGTTCAGCGGAACTTCTTCTGTCTCTG GCTCTACAACAAGCGTGCAATCCATAGCATCGTCAAACCTCGCGGCAGCGCTTATTGATTCGCACCAGGGACGTTCCGGTTTGCGCAGCACTTCGACAGCGAGCAGTGACAATCGTGCGAATAGAGGTGACTAA
- the LOC140664259 gene encoding probable Rho GTPase-activating protein CG5521 isoform X7, translated as MFSKKLHVDVKKSTLKIQDVKKDSATRFKHLKIVLENVDTDEAKGFFEGNFSHVYFILYDCFVSAEANLRQRELSFHIVHKAHREELEQVLQLLEKVLTLLPELLNRRWQCHSLARILQKLLHPGNSWKLRRQAIRYFILWYQALGENAPEHIHQMFASLVPGFPPHQASPYKCDRKTEGKKEKLVKAANSEEKDKKEFYDTQLGQSTFHDNGPNQCPISQVDGGPVLPPQSGEKPLDNETVRFLEALLEFMVTQVVKIEWRDKSTRQYKTFQFLLERFKATYLRHICPEFDDNFSLYKPNLELPTMRKPTNQNQNNYMLCKVAVIKWIASFTHVARKDGLFAHLSQSTTPNEENAESELRRVSVTQNSTDSNLLSPESTMSQQDSQSQEDSTVSAIMLVREVLYGNRDNVNFVHELYRQAFLLDFNHAGAIRKAIAVYKDWVQMNEIPPFMLEPLDGHKDRESEESQRKDANETEKSPSESYRQTRLRNDSYLGAIHRENLFIRAGLQNVLQIFITQASNVFFLENSGPNASPTLLEEQTDSCKRVLNVYRYVVMHSRLEPATWEQLLRVLLQITSLVLSEKSSRRKHQETIGGKLAPAIFQTLIVTWIKANLNVVISTQLWDQFLEVLTSLTQWEELIREWAKTLDTLTRVLARHVYNLDLNDLPLDRLSEQKSKKRRGVGSRAASTGSVQPPRKDSVDQENNAVPKESVTDHPLRDMRKVRPLPRSASDNNLYSGKTRTKLHRQRTHTIHSAIPDTNDASERRSVMAGGGVRGWLPDVAVVLWRRMLSALGDVNNIQDPVLHGQVMDYLVQLTQTLIKIRLNQGVSGDNQATPPAPELIPPLTVIAPWCFKAIQLPEKYESGKLAAYRLICLLTVQPLDISLPKQHLTLFYRAVHSGIASNDDKVLHVLVKYTGPRLFSLNLPGSSLLILDYIHAANVILNSQDIEAPRTEAVSIIGSLLSLPAATVKLPMLQPNGPDIVTMTCPEVKEHIVTILLRSCRREPTGIARCLALSSIAMFAYKELSYKTQHPRVPEAVTVLLLALRQMQGTERRRAGFCFPLMDQASHVTVTQVACDSLLLLCDKADVLLELYPNVPSKIIQILSDTLGRMTTRERRGPLTISMLFCLGEWAMHLGPTVLLQVFQGKPLLMTLFTVLNNIVQNKIGKEFMKTTKNNPEDDDDFDPNITLDNLVNVPSSKSPHKGNIQSVQLAAKMVMMHLINHLGHFPMGIGAARLSSLVVELDDVPGIDGDELSSAIFQAPNIQLLMLSNSIIMSLVELAALDAPGGGVTAGLTTAPSLVRVLLRDLAGKASWDSSILYSQPFVEDDLPLPFAKPVDWNAKLHMDDLNSVITPHNCTPRHTIRHREPHILPTFANAASDMDNLDDLLQYIGHTSPEVLTNPEIALNAPANPPQGHYLESETIATILNQRNAEQEHVNNWSQHISMSASVVSPPSCRPPPAPFHHCRLLFSHLGLSGWELRKRLHLLAKNEKLVRELRNLDSQRSRETHKIAVIYVSQGQEDKNSILSNVTASKEYESFIARLAWEVELESHTGFLGGLVPGKASGVTAPYYATSFTEVLFHVATRMPSDSPESLLQKTRHLGNDEIHIVWSEHWRDYRRDIIPTEFCDVLIVIYPLQNKLYRIQISRKSEIPFFGPLFDECVVEDKVLPGLVRTTALAASRAKRSTLTLYQNYYEERARSIDTVMRNHKEPTTFEEFAANVYSPVQPPSPFSGTSSVSGSTTSVQSIASSNLAAALIDSHQGRSGLRSTSTASSDNRANRVLQNIFRVSDGSRVWFSNDTPESTTLHGISPRPVKKMSFKTGPKQRANTQSTPPDSPRYK; from the exons ATGTTCAGCAAGAAACTTCATGTGGACGTCAAGAAGTCGACGCTCAAGATCCAGGATGTAAAGAAGGACAGCGCGACGCGATTCAAACACCTTAAGATCGTGCTAG aaaatgtGGACACTGATGAGGCAAAGGGCTTTTTTGAGGGTAACTTCAGCCATGTGTATTTCATCTTGTACGATTGCTTTGTATCTGCTGAAGCAAATCTTCGACAACGTG AGCTTTCCTTCCATATTG tgcATAAGGCACACAGAGAGGAGTTAGAACAAGTATTGCAGCTTCTGGAAAAAGTTTTAACTCTTCTTCCCGAGCTGCTCAATAGACGATGGCAATGTCATAGTTTAGCACGGATTCTGCAGAAGCTCTTGCATCCTGGTAACAGTTGGAAACTTCGTAGACAAGCCATAAG GTACTTTATTTTATGGTATCAAGCCCTTGGCGAAAATGCACCCGAACATATACATCAGATGTTCGCCAGCTTGGTGCCTGGATTTCCACCGCATCAAGCGTCCCCTTATAAATGTGATCGTAAAACAGAAggcaagaaagaaaaactcGTGAAAGCAGCTAATTCCGAAGAGAAAGACAAGAAAGAATTCTATGATACACAACTTGGACAGAGTACTTTTCACGACAATGGACCAAATCAATGTCCTATCAGCCAAGTTGACGGCGGACCTGTCTTACCACCGCAAAGTGGAGAAAAGCCGCTCGACAATGAAACTGTCAGGTTTTTGGAAGCGTTGCTCGAATTTATGGTCACTcaa GTAGTGAAAATAGAATGGCGGGATAAATCTACGCGTCAATACaaaacttttcaatttttattagaacGTTTCAAAGCAACGTATCTTCGTCACATTTGTCCAGAATTTGACGACAACTTTTCACTTTATAAACCTAATCTAGAATTACCTACAATGCGAAAACCGACGAATCAAAATCAGAATAACTACATGCTCTGTAAAGTCGCTGTAATCAAATGGATCGCAAGCTTCACACATGTTGCTAGAAAAGATGGACTTTTTGCACATCTTTCACAaag TACAACACCAAATGAAGAAAATGCCGAGTCAGAATTACGCCGCGTGTCTGTTACTCAAAATTCTACGGACTCGAACTTATTGTCACCCGAATCAACTATGTCCCAACAAGATAGTCAAAGTCAAGAAGACAGTACCGTTTCAGCGATCATGTTAGTCAGAGAGGTTTTGTATGGAAATAgagataatgtaaattttgtacACGAATTATACAGACAGGCGTTTCTTCTGGATTTTAATCATGCCGGAGCTATAAGAAAAGCTATTGCCGTTTATAAAGATTGGGTTCAAATGAAT GAAATTCCTCCATTTATGTTGGAACCATTGGACGGTCATAAGGATCGGGAGTCGGAAGAGAGTCAGAGAAAGGATGCCAATGAAACAGAAAAGAGTCCTTCTGAAAGTTATCGACAAACGAGATTAAGAAATGACTCTTATCTTGGCGCTATACATCGGGAGAATTTATTCATTAGAGCAGGCTTGCAgaatgttttacaaattttcatcACTCAAGCgtcaaatgtatttttcttagaaaattCTGGACCTAATGCGTCTCCAACATTACTCGAGGAACAAACGGACAGTTGTAAGAGAGTCTTAAATGTATATCGATACGTTGTTATGCACTCCAGACTAGAACCAGCAACTTGGGAACAGTTACTTAG AGTGTTACTGCAAATTACATCGCTCGTACTGAGCGAGAAATCGTCTCGTCGCAAACATCAAGAAACTATTGGCGGGAAGCTTGCTCCTGCGATATTCCAGACTTTAATCGTTACATGGATCAAGGCTAACTTAAACGTGGTTATTTCTACCCAATTATGGGACCAGTTTCTAGAAGTGTTAACATCGTTAACACAATGGGAAGAGTTAATTCGAGAGTGGGCG AAAACTCTGGACACACTGACAAGAGTGTTGGCACGACATGTGTACAACTTGGATTTGAACGATCTACCTTTGGACAGACTCAGCgaacaaaaatcaaaaaagCGACGCGGAGTCGGAAGTCGCGCGGCATCGACGGGAAGTGTACAACCACCTCGAAAAGATAGCGTCGATCAAGAGAACAATGCCGTACCGAAAGAAAGCGTCACAG ATCATCCGCTGCGCGATATGAGGAAAGTGCGACCGCTACCGCGCAGCGCAAGTGACAACAATTTATACAGCGGCAAGACTCGTACAAAATTGCACAGACAACGCACACATACGATACACAGCGCCATTCCTG ATACAAACGATGCATCTGAGAGGAGATCAGTTATGGCGGGTGGAGGAGTACGTGGATGGTTACCAGATGTGGCTGTCGTTTTATGGCGACGTATGCTATCTGCACTGGGGGATGTCAATAACATTCAAGATCCTGTTTTGCATGGTCAAGTGATGGATTATCTTGTGCAACTCACACAAACATTGATTAAG ATACGTTTAAATCAAGGAGTGTCCGGAGATAATCAAGCAACACCTCCAGCGCCAGAATTGATTCCTCCTTTGACAGTTATTGCACCTTGGTGTTTTAAG GCGATTCAACTTCCTGAGAAATACGAAAGTGGCAAATTGGCTGCATATCGTCTCATATGCCTCTTAACTGTGCAGCCATTGGATATCAGTCTGCCGAAACAGCATCTTACGCTCTTCTATCGTGCCGTTCACAGTGGAATCGCTAGTAATGACGATAAAGTACTGCACGTACTCGTGAAATACACAGGACCCAGATTATTTAGTTTAAACCTACCTGGATCGAGTCTCTTAATTCTGGATTACATACATGCAGCTAATGTGATACTTAACAGTCAAGACATCGAG gcaCCAAGGACAGAAGCTGTTTCTATTATCGGCTCGTTGTTATCCTTACCTGCTGCAACTGTCAAATTACCCATGTTACAACCGAACGGACCTGACATTGTAACTATGACGTGTCCAGaagtaaaa GAGCATATTGTAACGATACTTTTGCGAAGTTGTCGACGAGAACCTACCGGGATTGCGAGATGCCTGGCCCTATCGAGTATTGCGATGTTCGCATATAAAGAACTGTCTTACAAAACGCAACATCCAAGAGTTCCAGAGGCTGTCACAGTTCTTCTCCTTGCACTAAGA CAAATGCAAGGAACGGAGCGTCGCAGAGCTGGTTTCTGTTTTCCTCTAATGGATCAG GCTTCGCACGTCACAGTTACGCAGGTTGCCTGTGATTCTCTGTTACTTCTCTGCGATAAAGCTGATGTGTTGCTAGAATTGTATCCTAATGTGCCATCTAAGATAATACag ATCTTGTCGGATACACTTGGGCGGATGACAACACGAGAAAGACGTGGACCACTGACAATATCGATGCTATTTTGTTTGGGCGAATGGGCTATGCACTTAGGACCGACAGTATTACTACAGGTGTTCCAAGGAAAACCTCTTCTGATGACCTTATTTACA GTGTTAAACAACAtagtgcaaaataaaattggaaagGAATTTATGAAAACCACTAAGAATAATCCAGAAGACGACGATGATTTTGATCCTAACATTACATTGGATAATTTGGTCAACGTACCCTCCTCGAAATCGCCTCACAAAGGAAATATTCAGTCTGTGCAATTGGCAGCAAAAATG GTAATGATGCATTTAATCAATCACCTGGGACACTTTCCAATGGGTATCGGAGCAGCACGTCTCTCATCTTTGGTCGTCGAACTGGACGACGTTCCTGGAATCGACGGGGACGAGCTGTCCTCTGCCATTTTTCAAGCGCCTAATATACAGCTCTTGATGCTCTCTAATTCGATCATAATGTCTCTGGTAGAGTTGGCGGCACTGGATGCACCCGGTGGAGGAGTCACAGCCGGTTTGACTACGGCGCCTTCCTTGGTTAGAGTCTTGTTGCGCGATCTCGCTGGAAAAGCTTCCTGGGACAGTTCGATCTTGTACAGCCAGCCTTTTGTCGAAGACGATCTACCGTTGCCATTTGCGAAGCCtg TTGATTGGAACGCGAAATTACATATGGATGATTTGAACAGCGTTATCACACCTCACAATTGTACACCTAGACATACAATACGACATCGTGAACCTCACATATTGCCGACTTTTGCGAACGCTGCGAGTGATATGGACAACTTGGATGAT cTTCTTCAGTACATAGGACACACTAGTCCAGAAGTTTTGACTAACCCAGAGATCGCTCTCAATGCGCCAGCTAATCCACCTCAGGGACATTATCTCGAAAGCGAGACTATTGCGACGATTCTGAATCAAAGAAATGCAGAGCAAGAACACGTGAATAATTGGAGTCAACACATCAG tATGAGTGCATCGGTAGTTAGTCCGCCGTCGTGCCGCCCACCTCCGGCACCGTTTCACCACTGCCGCCTTCTGTTCTCGCATCTAGGCCTGTCTGGTTGGGAACTGCGCAAAAGATTGCATTTGCTGGCGAAAAATGAGAAACTCGTACGGGAACTCCGAAATCTTGACAGCCAACGGTCCAGAGAAACGCACAAGATAGCGGTGATTTATGTCAGTCAAGGTCAGGAAGATAAGAACTCCATACTAAGCAACGTCACTGCCAGTAAGGAGTATGAGAGCTTTATCGCGAGACTCGCTTGGGAAGTTGAACTGGAATCGCACACGGGTTTCCTCGGCGGTCTGGTGCCTGGGAAAGCATCCGGTGTTACCGCGCCATATTATGCTACATCGTTTACCGAAGTTCTCTTTCATGTTGCTACGAGAATGCCGTCGGATAGTCCCGAGAGTTTATTGCAAAAG ACGCGGCATCTTGGTAATGATGAAATCCACATAGTCTGGTCGGAACACTGGCGAGACTATCGTAGAGACATCATACCCACAGAGTTCTGCGATGTTTTGATTGTTATTTATCCGCTGCAAAATAAGCTGTATCGAATACAGATCTCGCGAAAATCGGAAATTCCGTTTTTTGGACCTTTATTCGATGAGTGTGTCGTGGAGGATAAGGTATTACCAGGTTTAGTGAGAACAACCGCATTAGCCGCGAGTAGAGCTAAACGGTCTACGCTtacattatatcaaaatta TTACGAGGAAAGAGCACGGTCCATCGATACAGTTATGAGAAATCATAAAGAACCTACAACGTTCGAGGAGTTTGCGGCTAACGTTTACTCGCCGGTGCAACCGCCGAGCCCGTTCAGCGGAACTTCTTCTGTCTCTG GCTCTACAACAAGCGTGCAATCCATAGCATCGTCAAACCTCGCGGCAGCGCTTATTGATTCGCACCAGGGACGTTCCGGTTTGCGCAGCACTTCGACAGCGAGCAGTGACAATCGTGCGAATAGAG